A single genomic interval of Paralichthys olivaceus isolate ysfri-2021 chromosome 7, ASM2471397v2, whole genome shotgun sequence harbors:
- the commd4 gene encoding COMM domain-containing protein 4, whose translation MRFRFCGDLDCPDWVLAEISTLAKISSVKMKLLCAQVLKDLLGEGIDFDKVAKLTADAKFESGDIKASVAVLSFIFSSAAKHDVDSESLSSELQQLGLPKEHTTGLCKSYEDKHSALQDKLRETSLRLGRLEAVSWRVDYTLSSSELREVNEPVIHLKLQAQGAESGCTDTTVVSVSADKFRVLLAELKQAQAMMNELQ comes from the exons ATG CGGTTCCGCTTCTGTGGAGATCTGGACTGTCCAGACTGGGTGCTGGCCGAAATTAGCACGTTAGCGAAAATC TCTAGCGTCAAGATGAAACTCCTGTGTGCTCAAGTGCTGAAGGATTTACTTGGGGAGGGAATTGAT tttgacaAGGTTGCAAAGCTCACTGCAGATGCAAAGTTTG AGAGCGGAGACATCAAAGCCAGTGTGGCGGTGCTCAGCTTCATTTTCTCCAGTGCAGCAAAGCATGATGTTGACAGTGAATCACTGTccagtgagctgcagcagctcggcCTTCCCAAAG AACACACAACTGGACTCTGCAAATCATACGAAGATAAGCACTCTGCGCTGCAAGACAAACTACGAGAGACGAGCCTGAGAT TGGGGCGCCTTGAGGCGGTTTCTTGGCGGGTTGATTACACTCTGAGCTCCAGTGAGCTGAGGGAGGTGAATGAACCCGTGATTCATCTGAAACTCCAGGCACAGGGAGCGGAGTCaggctgcacagacacaacCGTTGTCTCGGTTTCTGCTGACAAGTTCAGAGTGTTGCTTGCAG AGCTCAAACAAGCCCAGGCTATGATGAATGAACTACAATGA
- the sema7a gene encoding semaphorin-7A: protein MSRLVFIYLWLARDLLLVHAQTLGSENNPRLLSRGTVGGGYEYQDHQKHSVLFYDEDSEDMYVGGTDFVLKLNMNDNNVKEKFPLKTSGLCQEGSCENVITVIEKFQDSTFVCGTNGFKPQCWKLFSSVNNQSHEVVESYEGTGISPLVYTQNSLSLTVEGDLYAAAAVDTDRSSLQFRRRAGRRANVWMYENWVSEPTFISASWVKRIEDPDQEKIYIFFWEKNSDHSPEADPWISRVARVCKVDEGGSKRFFQNMWTSFLKARLVCGFPEESLYFNRLLDIYVIHAEDWRNTKVYALFSSSWNSTAVCIYSVGMIEEIFENSTFKGYKKNIPKPRPGTCVKNSRSLPLTTVNMVKEYPEMTDWVHSVQYTAPFYISSSSYIKIAVDQVQAVDQHRYNVLLLATDSGKVHKILEAGSEAFIISETQLSNSSTVQSMKLDFKKKKLVVGFAEKISIMDLQRCQQYNNSCAECVLARDPYCAWTQLGCNPNVPGGIQNVMTGETSVCSESVGGNGDLLLLEPRKVSRTKRDIVSPSPENLGAVHSVPLGVPFYLSCPIDSYHAVYTWKHRDQSSPCLQMQSNCLHLIPAMAEENYGTYECVSKEKDYTKVVKKYHLKQQLITDTKVGSDVSHDPNDASAAVSHTVLILLGLAVEMLH, encoded by the exons ATGAGTCGGTTGGTTTTTATATACCTTTGGCTCGCGAGGGATCTTCTGCTCGTCCACGCACAGACGCTTGGATCAGAAAATAATCCCAGACTTCTGAGCAGAG GTACAGTCGGAGGTGGATATGAATACCAAGACCACCAGAAACACAGTGTCCTATTTTACGATGAGGACTCTGAGGACATGTATGTGGGGGGCACTGACTTTGTGTTAAAACTAAACATGAATGACAACAACGTCAAAGAG AAATTCCCTCTGAAAACATCAGGGCTGTGCCAAGAG GGCTCCTGTGAAAATGTCATTACAGTTATTGAGAAGTTTCAGGACAGCACGTTTGTCTGTGGAACGAATGGATTTAAACCACAATGTTGGAAACTA TTTTCATCAGTGAACAATCAATCTCACGAAGTAGTGGAGAGTTATGAAGGGACGGGCATCTCTCCATTGGTGTACACACAGAACTCCCTGTCTCTCACAGTTG AGGGGGATCTttatgctgcagctgctgtggatACTGACAGAAGTTCATTGCAATTCAGAAGGAGAGCTGGCAGAAGAGCTAATGTCTGGATGTATGAAAACTGGGTCTCAG AGCCCACATTCATCTCTGCCTCCTGGGTGAAGCGAATTGAAGACCCAGACCAAGAgaagatttatatatttttctgggAAAAGAACTCGGACCATAGCCCAGAAGCTGACCCCTGGATATCAAGGGTGGCCAGAGTTTGCAAG GTGGATGAAGGCGGATCAAAAAGATTCTTCCAGAACATGTGGACATCTTTCCTGAAGGCCCGTCTCGTCTGTGGGTTTCCAGAGGAATCCCTGTATTTCAACCGTCTCCTTGACATTTATGTGATTCACGCCGAGGACTGGCGCAACACCAAAGTCTACGCGCTTTTCTCAAGCAGCTG GAACTCAACAGCAGTTTGCATCTACTCTGTCGGAATGATTgaagaaatatttgaaaactCAACTTTCAAAggctacaaaaaaaacattcccaAACCAAGGCCAGGAACA TGTGTAAAAAACAGTAGGAGTCTGCCACTGACCACAGTCAATATGGTGAAGGAATACCCAGAGATGACTGACTGGGTCCACTCTGTGCAATACACAGCTCCGTTTtatatcagcagcagcagctacatcAAGATAGCAGTGGACCAAGTCCAAGCCGTGGACCAGCACAGGTATAACGTCCTGCTTCTAGCCACGG ACTCCGGAAAGGTGCATAAAATCCTTGAGGCTGGATCTGAAGCTTTCATCATCTCAGAAACGCAACTCTCCAACAGTTCAACCGTTCAATCAATGAAACTTGACTTCAAAAAG AAAAAGTTAGTCGTGGGGTTTGCCGAGAAAATCTCCATCATGGACCTGCAGAGGTGTCAGCAGTATAACAACTCCTGTGCTGAATGTGTTTTGGCCCGGGACCCGTACTGTGCCTGGACTCAGTTGGGATGCAACCCGAATGTTCC tgGAGGCATTCAGAATGTCATGACTGGGGAAACATCTGTGTGCTCGGAATCTGTAGGAGGTAATGGTGACCTCCTTCTTTTAGAACCGAGGAAAGTCAGCCGGACCAAACGGGATATAGTTTCACCATCACCAGAGAATTTGGGAGCAGTTCATTCAGTTCCCCTGGGTGTCCCCTTCTACCTGTCGTGCCCCATAGACTCTTACCACGCTGTCTACACCTGGAAGCACAGAGACCAGAGCAGCCCGTGTCTGCAAATGCAGTCTAACTGTCTGCACCTCATCCCTGCCATGGCAGAAGAGAACTATGGCACCTACGAGTGTGTTTCCAAAGAGAAAGACTACACAAAAGTGGTGAAAAAATATCACCTTAAGCAGCAACTGATCACAGACACAAAGGTAGGGAGCGATGTCTCTCATGACCCAAATGATGCATCGGCTGCTGTGTCACATACAGTACTGATCCTTCTAGGACTGGCTGTAGAAATGTTACACTAA
- the islr2 gene encoding immunoglobulin superfamily containing leucine-rich repeat protein 2, with protein MARRLLQLVALLTVMIGVVQCCPELCSCQDKFAHQFADCAYKDLLVVPLGLPSNVTTVSLSANKIKLLKSKSFVNITQVSSLWLAHNEIVTIEMDTLAPLIQLRNLDISYNKIVNFPWEDLKNLTALQLLKMNNNEMVNLPKDAFSTLKDLRSLRINNNKFTIIVQGTFSALSAMSHLQIFNNPFTCSCRLEWLRDWISTTKISVPELNSIVCEAPEHMKGAMVTKIPKLDCRAPTVAITYQPNIENTELFEGYMVILNCESKGSPKPQLTWEVIAGNQNYLFPLPSTVEINDAPINDKTTNNRFLVFRNGTLIIPHLSKKEDGNYSCAAVNDLGRAESSVRVVVAGTQKHTSNSIPEPKDDKINPSGKKPTDSKTPPNKGINWTKPDEKTKSLEGSLGKPEDTAQVGGVPKDPTFASKCGVRDSSEHISNHAFNLSLDDLKQYTFDFGVIALEVSETEAKVQLNPLQLPSSKSNLHLSQSEKEETVNKEPMGLYQVSSQSTLDMLYLCINTGYGHSIVQWSNIEEGVNAYHFHGLKPGTNYTLCLTYGGQDCQVQVVFTTRKKIPSLLIIVVVSIFLLGLATVPLLGATCCHLLYKYQGKTYKLIMKAHNPDQLEKQMAGDFDRRASLVESEKTFNPSEGDGEAEGEEGDGEGEAEGSVVTESIPGSSSKTNQEEFEMGSEYSDRLPLGAEAVNISEEINGNYKQPSR; from the coding sequence ATGGCGAGAAGGCTCCTGCAGCTCGTCGCCTTGTTGACTGTTATGATTGGCGTTGTGCAGTGCTGTCCAGAGCTCTGCAGCTGCCAAGACAAATTCGCCCACCAGTTTGCTGATTGTGCTTACAAGGACCTGCTGGTGGTACCTCTGGGTCTCCCCTCCAACGTGACCACTGTGAGCCTTTCCGCGAACAAGATCAAGCTACTGAAAAGCAAAAGCTTCGTAAACATCACCCAGGTCTCCTCCCTCTGGCTGGCCCACAATGAGATCGTTACCATAGAGATGGACACCTTGGCCCCCCTCATCCAGCTCCGCAACCTGGACATCAGTTACAACAAAATTGTGAACTTTCCATGGGAGGATCTGAAGAACCTCACCGCCCTGCAGCTCCTGAAaatgaacaacaatgaaatggtgAACCTGCCGAAGGATGCCTTCTCCACACTCAAAGACCTGAGGTCACTGCgcatcaacaacaacaagtttACCATCATTGTGCAGGGAACCTTCAGTGCTCTGTCCGCCATGTCCCACCTTCAGATCTTCAACAACCCTTTCACGTGCTCCTGCCGCCTGGAATGGCTCAGGGACTGGATCTCTACAACCAAGATCTCTGTTCCTGAGCTAAATTCAATTGTATGTGAGGCCCCTGAACACATGAAGGGTGCAATGGTTACAAAGATCCCTAAACTGGACTGTAGGGCCCCAACTGTTGCCATAACCTACCAGCCCAACATTGAGAACACCGAGCTTTTTGAGGGTTACATGGTCATCTTAAACTGTGAGTCCAAAGGGAGCCCCAAACCACAGCTCACTTGGGAGGTGATAGCAGGAAATCAGAATTATCTCTTCCCCTTGCCTTCCACTGTAGAGATCAATGATGCGCcaattaatgataaaacaacCAATAATCGATTCCTTGTCTTTAGAAATGGCACTCTCATCATCCCTCATTTGAGTAAAAAGGAGGATGGAAACTACAGCTGCGCTGCGGTGAATGATTTGGGCAGAGCGGAGAGCAGTGTTCGAGTGGTTGTGGCAGGAACCCAGAAACATACCAGCAACTCAATACCTGAGCCTAAAGACGACAAAATCAATCCATCTGGTAAAAAACCCACAGACTCAAAGACCCCCCCAAACAAAGGGATCAACTGGACCAAGCCTGATGAGAAGACAAAGAGTCTGGAAGGTTCCCTGGGCAAACCAGAGGACACGGCGCAGGTTGGTGGTGTTCCGAAGGACCCCACCTTTGCGAGCAAGTGCGGCGTGAGAGATAGCAGCGAACACATCTCCAACCACGCCTTCAACCTGAGCCTGGACGACCTGAAGCAGTACACCTTTGATTTTGGTGTTATTGCATTAGAAGTGTCGGAGACGGAGGCCAAAGTGCAGCTGAATCCGCTGCAGCTTCCCAGCAGCAAATCCAACCTGCATCTGAGTCAAagtgaaaaagaggaaacagtgaATAAAGAGCCAATGGGTTTGTACCAGGTCTCTAGTCAATCTACCCTGGATATGCTCTACCTCTGCATAAACACAGGATATGGACACTCCATTGTTCAGTGGTCCAACATAGAGGAGGGGGTTAATGCCTACCACTTCCATGGTTTAAAGCCTGGCACCAATTACACACTTTGTCTCACCTATGGGGGGCAGGACTGCCAAGTCCAAGTTGTCTTCACAACCAGGAAGAAGatcccctccctcctcatcatcgTTGTTGTCAGCATTTTCCTTCTGGGCCTGGCCACTGTTCCTTTACTGGGGGCCACCTGCTGCCACCTGCTCTACAAGTACCAAGGGAAGACCTACAAGCTGATCATGAAGGCGCACAACCCGGATCAGTTGGAGAAACAAATGGCCGGAGACTTTGATCGCAGGGCGTCTTTAGTGGAGTCCGAGAAAACCTTCAACCCCAGCGAGGGGGATGGAGAGGccgagggggaggaaggggacGGAGAGGGTGAGGCGGAGGGGAGCGTGGTGACCGAGTCCATCCCCGGGTCCTCGTCCAAAACCAACCAGGAGGAGTTCGAGATGGGGTCTGAGTACAGTGACAGGTTACCGCTGGGCGCAGAGGCGGTCAACATCTCCGAGGAGATCAACGGCAACTACAAGCAACCGAGCCGCTGA